The Bdellovibrionales bacterium genome segment TCCTAACCCTTCCTAAACTAGAAATGAGTTTGTTTTCTGATCCACCATTTCTTATAAGAGGGACTCCATTTGTCGAACGATCTCTAAGGTTTGACAAGACTCTAACTACACTTAAAAGTGGTGTAATTTTAGAGGGATATTGGCAATCAGAGAATTATTTTTCTGCCTATAAAGCCGAGTTAAGTAACATATTTATTGATCCCAAGGTCGCGTCAAGGGGAGCTGTAGACTTCGCGGAAAAATGCCAAGGCAGAAATTCATGTTCAGTCCATGTTCGTAGAGGTGATTTCGTTTCAAAAGGTGATGCGATCAGTATACATGATGTCTGCGGAGCTACTTACTTTGATAATGCAATGCAGCAAATCCGAGAACTTACTCCCGATATAGTGTTCTATATATTTTCTGATGACCAAGAGTGGGCTAAAGAAAGTTTTGCAAAATTCAAGGACGCAAGAGTCGTGGATATTTCGGAGGGCTTTTACGATGATTTTTATATGATGAATTTTTGCGAGCACTCTATTATTGCTAACTCTACTTACAGTTGGTGGGCGGCTTGGTTGAAAACTGAGGAGGGGATAATTGTGGCGCCATCTAGATGGCTAAATGATCCAGAGCTGAACAAAATTGAAATAGTGCCTGATCGATGGCTAAAAATTGATCCGTAATATCGTTTTTCTCAATTTGGTTAATTGTATGCATGAATTGGGAGCAAGAGGGCAGTTGATTGGATGGCGAGCCGGAAGTGTTCGATCAGTCATTATCTGTTTCAATAGGGGTATTAAAATGAAGCATGTTTCACCATTTAATCGGAGAATTGTGGCTGATGAAACCTTAAGTTTTATTGGCAGTTTCAAAAAAATTTACAATGGAATCGGTGAAAAACGTTGGGTAATTTGGTACCTTTTGAAGCGGGACTTATTTGCAAGTTATAAACGATCTTTTTTAGGAGCATCGTGGATATTAATCAGCCCACTAATGGGTATGATTTCGTGGTTACTGATGAATTATTCGGGGTTGTTAAATCCGAATATTGATAAAAGTTTGAACTATAATCTGTATCTGCTTATAGGAATTTTGTTCTGGTCATTTTTCACGGGAGCGTATGTGGCAAGTTCACAAACGATACAAGCTTCCAGCGGTTTTGCTTTGCAGATTAGCTTTCCAAAGGAATTAATGTATTTTAAACAGGCAGCACAACACTTAGCTAATTTTGCTCCATCCTTTGTGTTTTCAATGATCATAGCGATTTTTTTGGGAATTGAACCAAAAATTCAATGGCTTCTCCTGCCATTAGGCATGCTGCCATTGTGGTTTACAGCAGGGGCTATTGGATTGATTGCCTCTCCGGTGGCAGTGGTACTTCCGGATATTAAGTCTGTCATAGACACGGGAATGAACTTTCTGTTCTTCATTACTCCTGTCGCCTATGGAGTGCCCAAAGGGGTGGGTTTAGCTAAATTGTTTATGTATAATCCCTTAACATCGATGATTAACTTACCTCGTGATATTCTAATGGATCAAAATTTCAAATTCTCCTCTGAGCATGGACTAACGCTTGGAATTTCGTTTGTTGGATTCATTGTCGTATTTAGGATATTCTGTTTAGTAGAGCCTTTTACAACCGAAAAGTTGGGTTAAGATGAGGCATTTGTGGAGCAAGTAATTAGTGTAGAGAATATATCTAAGAAATTTAGTTATACTTTGAGGCGTGGTCTTTTTCTTGCTGCAAGAGATATGGCGAGAAAAGCAGTATCGCGAAAGCCAAAACGAAATGAGCTACGTCCTGGTGAATTTTGGGCATTTAAAGACATATCCTTTGAGCTATCTGCTGGAGGTGCTATTGGGATTGTGGGCGAGAATGGCGCCGGAAAATCTACCTTACTTAGAGTCCTCACTGGAATTTATCCGCCAGACAC includes the following:
- a CDS encoding ABC transporter permease yields the protein MKHVSPFNRRIVADETLSFIGSFKKIYNGIGEKRWVIWYLLKRDLFASYKRSFLGASWILISPLMGMISWLLMNYSGLLNPNIDKSLNYNLYLLIGILFWSFFTGAYVASSQTIQASSGFALQISFPKELMYFKQAAQHLANFAPSFVFSMIIAIFLGIEPKIQWLLLPLGMLPLWFTAGAIGLIASPVAVVLPDIKSVIDTGMNFLFFITPVAYGVPKGVGLAKLFMYNPLTSMINLPRDILMDQNFKFSSEHGLTLGISFVGFIVVFRIFCLVEPFTTEKLG
- a CDS encoding alpha-1,2-fucosyltransferase, which translates into the protein MVVTRLLGGFGNQLFQFATGYALAKQINENLVIDASAFSDYKTWPFALDNFNLRVKVLRKRLLTLPKLEMSLFSDPPFLIRGTPFVERSLRFDKTLTTLKSGVILEGYWQSENYFSAYKAELSNIFIDPKVASRGAVDFAEKCQGRNSCSVHVRRGDFVSKGDAISIHDVCGATYFDNAMQQIRELTPDIVFYIFSDDQEWAKESFAKFKDARVVDISEGFYDDFYMMNFCEHSIIANSTYSWWAAWLKTEEGIIVAPSRWLNDPELNKIEIVPDRWLKIDP